The Actinomyces faecalis genome includes the window TCCCCTCAGAGCTCGTCAGAAATCTCATTCATCGGCGCACGGTACGGAGACCGAGAGCAACTGCTAACCCGTCTCGTCCAGGAGGGAATTCCAAGCCGCGCCTATGGCCGAGACTGGTCACGCCACCCCGTCGACTTGCTCCGAACCTGGTCTCTGCACCGCCCGTCCATCCCTTCCAGCCGGGACCTTGAGCGGTCAGATGCCTACGCTGTTATGGCAGGCTCATCCGCCACGATCAATGTGCACGAAGACCAGGATGGCTTCACCATGCGTACTTTCGAGGCCAGTGGTGTCGGGGGTCTCCAGCTGATCGACCGGGAGGACGTCTCTGATCTGTACGAACCAGGTAAGGAGCTCCTCGTCTTCAGCTCCGCTGAAGAACTCATTGAGCTCGCACGTCGCGCCGTCATTGACAAGAGCTGGGGTACTGCGATCCGTCATGCGGGGAGACAACGTACGCTCGCAGAACACACCTTCGCTTCGCGGATCCCTGTACTCGAATCACTGTGGAGTTAACTAACATGCCTTTCCTTATGCCACAGGATGCTCCTGCGGGGCATCTCCTTCACCCCATGGACCTGGAATCCTGGAGCCAGTGGGAGAAGGCCCAGCACCGCCTGCGCGGAGCTAAGCAGGCAATCGGTCGTAGACTCCACCGCGTTTCAGACCAGGTCAACGTAGATGAGGCCGGCGTTCTTGCCATCGCAGGCTCCGCACCGCAGGTCCTTGTGGTAGTTGACGCAATAACGCCGTCACAACGTGCTGCGCTCGTGCAGCCGTTAGAGCTGTTGCACCGAGGAGGAACAGACGTTGCTGTTCTGTGCAATAAGAATCACCTCTCGCGATTGTCAGAGCTAGGCAATCAGTGGAAGGTCCACCGCTCCTGGTCACTCAGGCAGTGCGAACTGCTTGATAGTGTCAGCTCAGTTCTCGCTATGGGCCATTTTCTCGAGCTCGGCGCCCAGGCCTACCAGTGGGCCATGAGCCGCAGCATCCGCTTCTGCGTCATCCAGCACGGCCTCCTCACCCCCTTCATGGCCCCACTACCCGCGGGTGCCCACCTCCTGGCCTGGTCGCAGCAGGATGCTGACTTCTGGATCTCTGGGCGCACGGACGTGAGCTATGAGGTCGTCGGCAGCCAGCTGCTGTGGCGAGCCGCTCAGGAGCCAGCCCCCTCAACCGGCCTCGATGACCGTCCCACCTTCCTCGGCCAGCTCCACGGCATCGAGCTGGGC containing:
- a CDS encoding CgeB family protein; this encodes MNTTPHLLLVSPQFRTYWRAIAHAFQQKGYDVDTYVYDERRTLLGKAHHKLRFELPDRLGSGSTDMQPLGNWLTERAAQAVHETRPDVVVVIKGDLLGDAFWEAIKAHHARTVTWFYDELHRMALRTAPPEQLAQRQAIATYSVRDAHILALQLGTDVPVAHLPLAFDDSLRFSPQSSSEISFIGARYGDREQLLTRLVQEGIPSRAYGRDWSRHPVDLLRTWSLHRPSIPSSRDLERSDAYAVMAGSSATINVHEDQDGFTMRTFEASGVGGLQLIDREDVSDLYEPGKELLVFSSAEELIELARRAVIDKSWGTAIRHAGRQRTLAEHTFASRIPVLESLWS